One genomic region from Desulfatibacillum aliphaticivorans DSM 15576 encodes:
- a CDS encoding M14 family zinc carboxypeptidase: MEPVFEIKITDISKAQASRLTKSGVNVTNRNGTTVWAYVSGAQFQSILDLGYTAQRVVLETRKDQGLDAPDYTDYPDYDDIVSALNTFENNYPALCKVVDIGDSYQGRKLLFLKISDNVDVEEDEPEFKYISTMHGDEKIGTDLMLRLIDHMLNNYGTDADITKLIDEMEIWIMPLMNPDGYAANQRYNMQGIGYDLNRNFPDRIDDPANTLVNYSGDPRPIEVQRIMTWAFGQSSTLSANIHGGALVANYPYDSNSSGDYVYTACDDDDLFIDMSLTYSTLNLPMYNGEFTQGITNGADWYTAYGGMQDWNYVWMGCMEITLELSNIKTPPYSYMDGLWNDNRASLLAYMGWALKGVRGVVTDKETGLPITATVTAKSDSWESDFKAYTDPDVGDYHRILLPSEEPYTLTFSADGYATKTITGIIVQEGDAARVDVEMDLKPCNFNCSGGPDLADAVIALQVLAGLTPEIGGCVDARPLSGVQIGLEDALYILQQTAD, translated from the coding sequence ATGGAACCCGTCTTTGAAATCAAGATTACGGATATTTCCAAAGCCCAGGCCTCCCGGTTGACGAAAAGCGGCGTCAACGTTACCAATCGAAACGGGACGACTGTCTGGGCCTATGTGAGCGGCGCCCAGTTTCAAAGCATTTTGGATTTGGGATATACAGCCCAAAGAGTCGTTCTAGAAACGCGAAAAGACCAGGGCCTGGACGCCCCGGATTACACCGACTACCCGGACTATGATGATATTGTTTCCGCGCTGAATACCTTTGAAAACAATTATCCAGCCCTATGCAAGGTCGTGGATATAGGCGACTCTTACCAAGGCCGCAAGCTGCTGTTTCTGAAAATCTCCGACAATGTGGATGTGGAAGAGGACGAGCCGGAGTTTAAGTATATCTCCACCATGCATGGGGATGAAAAAATCGGCACGGACCTCATGCTCCGGCTGATCGACCACATGCTAAACAACTATGGAACGGACGCCGATATAACCAAGTTGATTGATGAGATGGAAATCTGGATCATGCCCTTGATGAATCCGGACGGATACGCAGCCAACCAAAGATATAATATGCAAGGCATTGGTTACGACCTTAACCGCAATTTCCCGGATCGAATTGACGACCCGGCAAACACACTGGTTAATTACAGCGGAGACCCCCGTCCTATTGAAGTCCAGCGCATTATGACCTGGGCTTTCGGGCAGTCCTCCACTCTATCCGCCAACATACATGGCGGCGCCCTGGTGGCCAATTATCCCTACGACAGCAATTCGTCAGGCGATTATGTTTACACGGCGTGCGATGACGACGACTTGTTTATAGACATGTCTCTGACCTACTCCACCCTGAACTTGCCAATGTACAATGGAGAGTTCACCCAGGGCATCACCAACGGCGCGGACTGGTACACCGCCTACGGAGGCATGCAGGACTGGAACTATGTATGGATGGGTTGTATGGAAATCACCCTGGAATTGAGCAACATCAAAACACCTCCTTATTCCTACATGGACGGCCTTTGGAACGACAACCGCGCTTCCCTGTTGGCGTACATGGGCTGGGCGCTCAAAGGGGTGCGGGGTGTGGTGACGGACAAAGAAACGGGCTTGCCCATCACGGCGACAGTCACAGCAAAGAGCGATTCCTGGGAGTCGGATTTTAAAGCCTATACAGACCCTGACGTAGGCGACTACCATCGCATTCTCCTGCCCAGCGAGGAGCCCTATACCTTGACTTTTTCCGCGGACGGGTACGCAACCAAGACAATTACAGGGATTATTGTTCAAGAGGGGGATGCCGCCCGCGTAGACGTTGAAATGGATTTAAAGCCCTGTAATTTCAACTGTAGCGGCGGACCTGATTTGGCTGATGCGGTGATTGCGCTGCAAGTCTTGGCTGGTTTAACTCCGGAAATCGGAGGTTGCGTGGACGCCAGGCCTCTCTCCGGCGTTCAAATCGGCCTGGAAGATGCGTTGTATATTTTGCAGCAAACTGCAGATTAA
- a CDS encoding chemotaxis protein CheW, with amino-acid sequence MNSQAQKTIEKANLSVDERWTEVRKQLDEARASYNQAGEMSGEEIKSALKKRAKLLAARSKDEGKGAGEKLDVVEFLLAHEKYAIELSCIREVYPYKDCTPIPCTPSFVLGVINVRSRILSVVDLKEFFELPKQKITENSRVIILASDDMEFGVLADELKGVNSIPSEKIQPSLPTLTGLRAQYLKGVTAGGLVILDGLRILQDKRIVVNLEVE; translated from the coding sequence ATGAACAGCCAGGCGCAAAAAACAATAGAGAAAGCCAATCTTTCCGTCGATGAACGGTGGACGGAAGTCAGAAAACAATTGGACGAGGCCAGGGCGTCTTACAATCAGGCCGGAGAAATGTCCGGAGAAGAAATCAAGAGCGCCTTGAAAAAAAGAGCCAAACTTCTGGCCGCCCGGTCCAAGGACGAGGGAAAGGGCGCGGGGGAAAAGCTGGATGTGGTGGAGTTCCTGCTGGCGCACGAAAAATACGCCATTGAACTTTCATGCATCAGGGAAGTATACCCCTACAAAGACTGCACGCCTATTCCGTGCACCCCGTCATTCGTTTTGGGCGTGATCAATGTGCGCAGCAGAATTCTTTCCGTAGTGGACCTGAAAGAATTTTTTGAACTGCCCAAGCAAAAAATCACGGAGAACTCCCGGGTCATCATCCTTGCTTCGGACGACATGGAATTCGGCGTCCTGGCGGACGAGTTAAAGGGAGTCAACTCCATTCCCTCGGAAAAAATTCAGCCCTCCCTGCCTACATTGACGGGATTAAGGGCGCAGTACTTGAAGGGCGTCACGGCCGGAGGCCTTGTGATCTTGGATGGTTTACGCATTCTACAGGATAAAAGAATCGTGGTGAACTTGGAAGTGGAATAA
- a CDS encoding TetR/AcrR family transcriptional regulator, which translates to MSNQGLSSPEINRKRILEAARSLILNEGMEALSMRKLAQESGLALRTIYNLFGAKENVVLAIFEQGTEGIEKALDDVERAMCEGEWQPSYYIILLRAMEKVFFDNQKLLKPAIQASASLHRMGSGAAHEMHQRRTQKFLNTLNTAVDKELLWGDVDLETAAILMYRNYFSVAALWAEGELSDRDLVVQGRYNILTIIHTFVRDPVRQKKALDLLRELKEQ; encoded by the coding sequence ATGTCAAATCAAGGATTATCCAGTCCGGAAATCAATCGAAAGCGCATTCTGGAGGCCGCCCGGTCCCTTATCTTGAACGAAGGCATGGAAGCGCTTTCCATGCGCAAGCTGGCCCAGGAGTCGGGCCTGGCTTTACGGACCATCTATAATCTGTTCGGCGCTAAGGAAAACGTGGTTCTGGCCATTTTCGAACAGGGCACGGAGGGTATTGAAAAAGCCCTGGACGATGTGGAGCGGGCCATGTGCGAAGGAGAATGGCAGCCTTCGTACTACATCATATTGCTGAGAGCGATGGAAAAGGTGTTTTTTGACAATCAAAAATTGCTCAAGCCCGCCATCCAGGCCAGTGCGTCGCTTCATCGCATGGGGTCGGGCGCGGCCCACGAAATGCACCAGCGTCGTACGCAAAAATTCCTGAACACTCTCAACACCGCAGTGGACAAGGAGCTTCTTTGGGGCGACGTGGATTTGGAAACCGCAGCCATCCTGATGTACCGCAATTATTTTTCCGTGGCCGCACTGTGGGCTGAGGGGGAATTAAGCGACCGGGATCTGGTGGTGCAGGGGCGCTACAATATCCTGACCATCATCCACACCTTTGTGCGCGATCCGGTGCGGCAGAAAAAAGCGTTGGATCTCCTGCGGGAGTTGAAGGAACAGTGA
- the cheB gene encoding chemotaxis-specific protein-glutamate methyltransferase CheB — MIKVLVVDDSPTVREQLAAIIESDGELNLVGMAHNGVQAVDMVARKKPDVVIMDIHMDKMDGFEATQIIMEQSPVPIVINSTLLSADHVENTFRAMQAGAVAAMEKPKGPGHPEYAQMCRKLISTVKLMSEVKVVRRSSRLRKVTPELPPSPAPMPAKEKAEIKLVAVGASTGGPPVIRTILTNIRRDFHLPILFVQHISQGFLSGMVGWLNKESSLPVEIPEHGGIIKPGHVYFAPDDYHMGVMKSGKVVLSKASLENGVRPSVSFLFTSVARSYGDSAVGILLSGMGSDGSAELKEMRDKGAITIAQDEESSVVHGMPGEAIRLNGAKEIMNPMEIAAFLNSLVDKK; from the coding sequence ATGATAAAAGTTCTGGTTGTGGACGATTCTCCCACAGTGCGAGAACAACTCGCCGCCATTATCGAGTCGGACGGTGAGTTGAACTTGGTGGGTATGGCCCACAATGGCGTTCAGGCCGTTGATATGGTGGCGAGAAAGAAGCCAGATGTCGTTATCATGGACATCCATATGGATAAAATGGACGGGTTTGAAGCTACGCAAATCATCATGGAGCAAAGCCCGGTTCCCATCGTCATCAACAGCACCCTGCTGTCTGCAGACCATGTGGAAAACACCTTCCGGGCCATGCAGGCCGGAGCCGTGGCCGCCATGGAAAAGCCCAAAGGCCCGGGGCATCCTGAATACGCCCAGATGTGCCGCAAGCTCATTTCCACGGTCAAGCTCATGAGCGAAGTCAAAGTGGTGCGGCGCTCCTCCAGGCTTAGAAAGGTAACGCCGGAACTGCCGCCTTCCCCCGCGCCCATGCCGGCGAAGGAAAAGGCGGAAATCAAACTTGTCGCCGTAGGCGCCTCCACGGGCGGGCCTCCGGTCATTCGAACCATCTTGACGAATATCAGACGCGATTTCCATTTGCCCATTTTGTTTGTCCAGCATATTTCCCAGGGTTTTTTATCCGGTATGGTGGGTTGGTTGAATAAAGAAAGCTCCCTCCCGGTTGAAATTCCTGAACACGGCGGTATTATCAAGCCAGGACATGTATATTTCGCTCCCGATGATTATCATATGGGGGTAATGAAAAGCGGGAAGGTGGTATTATCCAAAGCATCCTTGGAAAACGGGGTTCGCCCCTCAGTATCGTTCTTATTCACCTCTGTGGCGAGAAGCTACGGAGATTCAGCCGTGGGAATCCTGCTTTCCGGCATGGGATCGGACGGTTCCGCCGAACTGAAGGAAATGCGCGACAAAGGCGCCATCACAATCGCCCAGGATGAAGAGTCTTCGGTGGTGCACGGCATGCCCGGGGAGGCTATCCGCCTGAACGGCGCCAAGGAAATCATGAATCCCATGGAAATAGCCGCGTTTTTAAATTCCCTGGTGGACAAGAAGTAA
- a CDS encoding HD domain-containing phosphohydrolase — protein MSVINKAETKILIAEDSPTQSLKLQILLEEQKYQVMAASNGKEALEMCQADPPNLIITDIEMPEMSGYEFCEAVKNDPELMHIPVLLLTSLSDPVDVIRGVSARGDCYVTKPYNGYFLSSKIEHHLMTPIIGPDPDAIPSLDFTFKGKDYSVKSTPGQMLGLLLSIYEDSVLRNYELTQTEEALEEITQKLEKKVSAQEEAEKQLKELNDSLEAKVVERTVALEMEILEHKATTGKLRSNLKMLRKAMEGTITAMANTLDIRDPYTADHQRRVVKLAVAIGEEMDISKGKMDGLRMAGVIHDIGKIAIPLAILNKPGKITDTEFTLIKTHSEVGYDILKKVEFPWPIADIVVQHHERLDGSGYPKGLSGDEILLEAKILAVADVVEAMSSHRPYRPALGMEKALEEVITKKGTIFDPAVVDACVKVIKRKGFTFPEQ, from the coding sequence ATGAGCGTAATCAACAAGGCGGAAACTAAAATTCTCATTGCTGAAGACAGCCCTACCCAGTCCCTCAAACTGCAAATATTGCTGGAAGAACAAAAATACCAGGTGATGGCGGCGTCCAACGGCAAGGAGGCCCTGGAAATGTGCCAGGCCGACCCGCCCAATCTGATCATCACGGACATTGAAATGCCTGAAATGTCGGGTTACGAGTTTTGCGAGGCTGTAAAAAACGACCCGGAGCTCATGCACATACCCGTCCTCCTCCTGACCTCCCTGTCAGATCCGGTGGACGTTATCCGGGGGGTGAGCGCCAGGGGCGACTGCTACGTCACCAAGCCCTATAACGGCTACTTTCTTTCGTCAAAAATCGAGCACCATCTCATGACCCCCATTATAGGGCCGGACCCGGACGCCATCCCGTCCCTGGACTTTACCTTCAAGGGCAAGGACTACTCGGTCAAGTCCACGCCCGGCCAGATGCTGGGACTGCTCCTTTCCATCTACGAAGACTCGGTCCTGAGAAACTACGAGTTGACCCAGACGGAAGAAGCCCTGGAGGAAATCACCCAGAAACTGGAGAAAAAGGTCTCGGCTCAGGAAGAAGCGGAAAAGCAGCTTAAAGAGCTGAACGACAGTCTGGAAGCCAAGGTGGTGGAAAGGACCGTGGCCCTGGAGATGGAAATCCTGGAGCACAAAGCCACAACCGGCAAGCTCCGGTCCAACCTGAAAATGCTCCGCAAAGCCATGGAGGGCACCATCACCGCCATGGCCAACACCCTGGACATTCGCGATCCTTACACCGCCGACCATCAAAGGCGGGTTGTGAAGCTGGCGGTGGCCATCGGCGAGGAAATGGACATCTCCAAGGGCAAAATGGACGGCCTCAGAATGGCCGGCGTTATCCACGACATTGGAAAAATAGCCATTCCTCTGGCCATCTTGAACAAGCCGGGAAAAATTACGGACACGGAGTTCACTCTCATCAAGACCCATTCGGAAGTCGGGTACGACATCCTGAAAAAGGTGGAATTCCCCTGGCCCATCGCCGATATCGTGGTCCAGCATCACGAAAGGCTGGACGGGTCCGGATATCCCAAAGGCCTTTCCGGGGATGAAATCCTGCTGGAAGCCAAAATCCTGGCCGTGGCGGACGTGGTGGAGGCCATGTCGTCTCACAGGCCCTACAGGCCGGCCTTGGGCATGGAAAAAGCCCTGGAGGAAGTCATCACCAAGAAGGGGACGATTTTCGACCCCGCCGTCGTGGACGCCTGCGTCAAGGTGATCAAACGGAAAGGGTTTACCTTCCCGGAACAATGA
- a CDS encoding hybrid sensor histidine kinase/response regulator, producing MNEEELLKRLRSAFRLEADERLANMSSGLLGLEKAKDPESQAALVEEVFREAHSLKGAARAVNLKEIESLAQVAESVLAGIKRREIGLCTELFDTLHDSVNAFENCLANIDDDPNVNKDEMADVTKRLMDWRDGKSEGDDDATDQVEEVQEAAAEAEEPEDVEEAEDEDEDYGGLYDDEDDEDEEYEYFDEDEDQPLKASSPEPEPEAEPEPEPEPEAEPEPEPEPEPEPKAKPKAAKKAKPAAKEAKPKAESAKPAASKTPRPGEAAAVRSQIAETVRIATSKLDSILLKAEELVSLKLVSLQHSQNLKDTASGIELWEKKWSRFKTEIRWLRREVQQQGVQGDSDRGAGHLAQIMEFLDWNQNHVQNLGHEIRNLTKASEQDHRNLSRFADDLLDEVKRVTMLPFSTLFDGFPRMIRDISRNQNKEVDLILQGGEIEIDRRILEQMKSPFIHLLRNSVDHGLETPEERVERGKHRAGTINLTVSQDEGGKVEILLKDDGGGINFPRLKEKAIKKGVITQQEAEQMQDQEAVSLIFRSEISTSPIITEISGRGLGMAIVAETVEKLGGVLSVETEEGVGTSFKIGLPVTLATFRGVLIEAEKQPFIVPGAQVERVLRLPREEIQTVENRASVTINDQILSVANLGGVLSLEASLEKAREPLLTLVIMAAGDKRMAFSVDQVVCEQEVVVKSLGRQLSRVPNVAGATILGSGKVVPVLNVSDLMKSAALSFRAAMGEAMEGDRDSARKRTILIAEDSITSRMLIKNILEAAGYVVTTAVDGLEAYNIFETGVFDAVVSDVEMPRMNGFELTAKIRGHQSRAETPVVLVTSLDSKEDKERGIEVGANAYIVKASFDQSNLLEVIDRLI from the coding sequence ATGAATGAAGAGGAACTGTTAAAAAGACTTCGGAGCGCGTTCAGGCTGGAAGCTGACGAGCGCCTGGCAAACATGTCATCCGGGCTTCTTGGGCTGGAAAAGGCCAAGGATCCCGAAAGCCAGGCAGCCCTGGTGGAAGAGGTTTTCCGTGAGGCCCATAGTTTGAAGGGAGCGGCGCGGGCCGTCAACCTCAAGGAAATCGAATCCCTGGCCCAGGTGGCGGAAAGCGTCCTGGCTGGCATTAAAAGGCGGGAAATAGGACTCTGCACGGAACTTTTTGACACCCTGCATGATTCCGTAAACGCCTTTGAAAACTGCCTTGCCAATATTGACGACGATCCCAACGTCAATAAAGACGAAATGGCCGACGTCACCAAAAGGCTTATGGATTGGCGCGACGGCAAATCTGAAGGGGATGACGACGCAACGGATCAGGTTGAAGAAGTTCAGGAAGCCGCCGCGGAAGCGGAGGAGCCTGAAGACGTCGAGGAGGCGGAAGACGAGGACGAGGATTACGGCGGCCTTTACGACGACGAGGATGACGAGGACGAAGAGTACGAGTATTTTGACGAGGATGAAGACCAGCCTCTAAAGGCGTCCTCGCCGGAGCCCGAACCGGAAGCCGAGCCGGAGCCGGAGCCTGAACCGGAAGCCGAGCCGGAGCCTGAACCGGAGCCTGAACCGGAGCCCAAGGCAAAACCCAAGGCGGCCAAAAAGGCCAAGCCTGCGGCCAAGGAAGCCAAGCCCAAAGCGGAAAGCGCCAAGCCGGCCGCCTCCAAAACGCCCAGGCCGGGAGAAGCAGCGGCCGTACGCTCGCAAATCGCGGAAACCGTTCGCATTGCCACCTCCAAGCTGGACTCCATTCTGCTAAAGGCCGAGGAGCTGGTTTCTTTAAAACTGGTTTCTCTGCAGCATTCCCAAAACCTGAAAGATACGGCTTCAGGCATTGAGCTCTGGGAAAAGAAATGGTCCCGTTTTAAAACGGAAATCCGGTGGCTGCGCAGGGAAGTCCAGCAGCAAGGCGTCCAGGGCGACAGCGACCGCGGCGCCGGTCATCTCGCTCAGATCATGGAGTTTTTGGACTGGAACCAGAACCATGTTCAAAACCTGGGCCACGAAATCCGGAACCTGACCAAGGCCTCGGAACAGGACCATCGCAACCTTTCCCGCTTTGCGGACGACCTTCTGGATGAAGTAAAAAGGGTCACCATGCTCCCCTTTTCCACTTTGTTCGATGGCTTTCCGCGCATGATCCGGGATATTTCCCGCAATCAGAACAAGGAAGTGGATCTTATCCTCCAGGGCGGCGAAATTGAAATCGACCGGCGGATTCTGGAGCAAATGAAAAGCCCCTTCATTCATCTGCTGCGCAACTCGGTGGACCACGGCCTGGAAACGCCCGAAGAACGGGTGGAAAGAGGCAAACACCGTGCAGGAACCATCAACCTGACGGTTTCGCAGGATGAAGGCGGCAAGGTGGAAATTCTGCTGAAGGACGACGGCGGCGGCATCAACTTCCCCCGCCTCAAGGAAAAAGCCATCAAAAAGGGCGTTATCACCCAACAGGAAGCGGAGCAAATGCAGGATCAGGAGGCCGTCAGCCTCATTTTTCGCTCCGAGATTTCCACCAGCCCCATTATCACGGAGATTTCCGGACGCGGCCTGGGCATGGCCATTGTGGCGGAAACCGTGGAGAAGCTGGGCGGCGTTCTTTCCGTGGAGACGGAAGAAGGCGTGGGAACGAGCTTCAAGATCGGCCTGCCCGTCACCCTGGCTACTTTCCGGGGCGTTCTTATTGAAGCGGAAAAACAGCCTTTCATCGTGCCCGGCGCTCAGGTGGAGAGGGTGCTTCGCCTGCCCAGAGAAGAAATTCAAACCGTGGAAAACCGCGCTTCCGTGACGATAAACGACCAGATTTTATCCGTCGCCAACCTGGGCGGCGTCCTAAGTCTGGAAGCCTCCCTGGAAAAGGCCCGCGAGCCCCTTCTGACCTTGGTTATTATGGCGGCGGGCGACAAACGCATGGCTTTTTCCGTGGACCAGGTGGTTTGCGAGCAGGAGGTTGTGGTCAAGAGTCTGGGCCGCCAGTTGTCCCGGGTTCCCAATGTGGCGGGCGCCACCATTTTGGGATCGGGCAAGGTTGTGCCTGTGCTCAATGTATCGGATCTTATGAAGAGCGCCGCGCTCAGCTTCCGGGCCGCCATGGGCGAAGCCATGGAAGGAGACAGGGACTCCGCCAGAAAACGGACCATACTCATCGCCGAGGACTCCATTACGTCCCGGATGCTTATTAAAAACATCCTGGAAGCGGCGGGTTATGTCGTCACCACGGCGGTTGACGGCCTGGAGGCCTACAACATATTTGAGACCGGCGTCTTCGACGCCGTGGTTTCGGACGTGGAAATGCCTCGCATGAACGGATTTGAGTTGACGGCGAAAATCAGGGGACACCAATCCCGCGCGGAAACCCCCGTGGTGTTGGTAACCAGCCTGGACTCCAAGGAAGACAAGGAGCGCGGCATCGAGGTCGGCGCCAATGCGTACATTGTTAAAGCCAGTTTTGATCAAAGTAATCTATTGGAAGTCATTGATCGTTTGATCTAA
- a CDS encoding methyl-accepting chemotaxis protein, with protein sequence MGSIKNRILIYFCTSVAVIILIILLAVNITLRGGIENQFQDLVQEATSREKERLSTYENFLNKHLSLVGKDMLSAALEIAGNTDLSENIDFVQLNVLSSYELQLKTNILLEEIAFSSRLENDEEQSSKMSSYAVVESGKFDFAVIVSLKNEILTAYPNNENAQVLADFCKAMDLAASARENTAQIHARNLSKEFLSAVGLTNQGKSYERETAALISANLIKDEFDNTRAFLLTGKLYDHLEYALASFNEATGAPAAIFLGNQAASQAGFKVRDGRDIYEALKLEGNASQKLLTEGVNAPVIASLAGNDYLVKTIPLETNQGTVLGFALAGLPMNQVHAMENNLDQHGQNMLKKVAKWISGVGVLAMGAFILLSLFISEGITRPIRRIALMVRDMSEGDGDLTVRLKEEGRDELTDLAKWFNVFMGKLQAMVIEIKEGSELLAVSSSQISSTASELASSSAQTSSSISEISTTMEEVKQTAALTSEKAEIVADTAESAAQHSESGEKATHDALMGMNHVKEEMEFIAESIVKLSEQTQSIGDIIDAVGDLANESNLLSVNASIEAAKAGEYGKGFSVVAQEVKNLADQSKQATGQVRTILNDIQSATSTAVMATERGSKAVDSGVGLSSQSGQTIQDLVESVNQAARAAAQIAASNRQQMAGMDQLSQAMTSIKDASLQNVDGAKQLEGAISDMHELGQRMKELAGKFKV encoded by the coding sequence ATGGGAAGTATAAAAAACCGTATCCTGATTTACTTTTGCACCAGCGTTGCCGTTATCATCCTGATCATACTCCTTGCGGTAAACATTACTTTGCGTGGAGGAATTGAGAATCAGTTCCAGGACCTTGTACAGGAAGCCACCAGTCGGGAAAAGGAAAGGCTGAGCACTTACGAAAACTTTTTGAACAAACATCTTAGCCTGGTGGGCAAGGACATGCTTTCCGCGGCCCTTGAAATTGCAGGAAATACGGACCTGAGCGAAAATATCGATTTTGTACAGCTTAATGTTCTCAGCAGCTATGAACTGCAATTAAAGACCAATATCCTGCTTGAGGAGATCGCTTTTTCCTCCAGACTGGAAAATGACGAAGAGCAATCTTCGAAAATGAGCTCATACGCAGTAGTTGAATCCGGCAAGTTTGACTTTGCCGTTATCGTTTCTTTAAAAAACGAAATTCTGACCGCCTACCCCAATAACGAAAACGCCCAGGTTCTGGCCGACTTCTGCAAGGCGATGGATTTGGCGGCCTCGGCAAGGGAAAATACCGCCCAGATTCACGCCCGGAATCTTTCCAAAGAATTCCTTTCCGCCGTAGGCCTGACGAATCAGGGCAAGAGCTATGAACGGGAAACGGCTGCTTTGATCTCCGCCAATTTGATCAAGGACGAATTTGACAACACCAGAGCTTTTCTGCTGACCGGCAAGCTTTACGACCACTTGGAATACGCTTTGGCGTCTTTTAATGAAGCCACCGGAGCGCCCGCGGCGATTTTTCTCGGAAACCAGGCGGCGTCTCAAGCCGGCTTTAAGGTGAGGGACGGCCGGGATATTTACGAAGCTCTTAAACTCGAGGGCAATGCCTCGCAAAAGCTGCTGACGGAAGGGGTTAACGCCCCTGTCATCGCCTCTTTGGCGGGTAACGATTACCTGGTCAAAACCATCCCCCTAGAAACCAACCAAGGAACCGTCCTGGGCTTCGCCCTTGCCGGCCTCCCCATGAACCAGGTCCACGCCATGGAAAACAATCTGGACCAGCACGGACAAAACATGCTGAAAAAGGTCGCCAAGTGGATTTCCGGGGTGGGAGTCCTTGCCATGGGAGCTTTTATCCTGCTTTCCCTGTTCATATCCGAAGGCATTACGCGGCCCATCAGGCGCATCGCCCTGATGGTGCGGGACATGTCAGAAGGAGACGGAGATCTTACGGTTCGCCTTAAGGAAGAGGGACGCGACGAACTGACGGACCTGGCGAAATGGTTCAACGTGTTCATGGGCAAACTGCAGGCCATGGTGATAGAGATCAAGGAAGGCTCGGAGCTTCTGGCGGTTTCATCCAGCCAGATATCGTCCACCGCGTCCGAACTGGCGAGCAGTTCGGCCCAGACATCCAGCTCCATTTCCGAGATTTCCACAACCATGGAGGAAGTCAAGCAAACCGCCGCCCTTACCAGCGAAAAAGCTGAAATAGTGGCGGACACGGCGGAGTCCGCAGCGCAACACTCCGAGTCCGGAGAAAAAGCCACTCATGACGCCCTCATGGGCATGAACCACGTCAAAGAGGAAATGGAGTTTATTGCTGAAAGCATTGTCAAACTTTCGGAGCAAACCCAAAGCATTGGAGACATTATTGACGCGGTGGGCGACTTAGCCAACGAATCCAACCTGTTGTCGGTCAACGCTTCCATTGAAGCGGCTAAGGCGGGGGAATACGGCAAGGGCTTCTCGGTCGTCGCCCAGGAAGTGAAAAATCTGGCGGACCAATCCAAACAGGCCACCGGTCAGGTGCGCACTATTCTGAACGATATTCAGAGCGCCACCAGCACGGCCGTCATGGCCACGGAAAGAGGAAGCAAGGCTGTGGACAGCGGAGTCGGCCTGTCCAGCCAATCCGGACAAACCATCCAGGACTTGGTGGAAAGCGTCAATCAGGCGGCCCGGGCTGCGGCCCAGATTGCAGCGTCAAATCGCCAGCAGATGGCGGGTATGGATCAACTTAGCCAGGCCATGACAAGCATCAAAGACGCCAGCCTCCAGAATGTGGATGGCGCCAAGCAATTGGAAGGCGCGATTTCAGACATGCACGAACTTGGTCAACGCATGAAGGAACTGGCAGGCAAGTTCAAAGTGTGA